From candidate division WOR-3 bacterium, a single genomic window includes:
- a CDS encoding HAD-IA family hydrolase → MIKGVVFDLDNTLIDFVKMKDLAIEEAVNYMIDAGLNMDKEEVKREIYKIYEEKGIEYQEVFQDFLLKKFGKIDYKILAAGIVGYRRAKDFSLVPYPHTEYTLLELIKRGLKLAVVSDAPKLQAYLRLCYLGFLNYFDCVVAYEDTQKKKPDKEPFLLVLKMLNLKPEEVIMVGDWHERDIIGAKLVGMKTAFARYGDTFNTKESGADYELNDIIEIIKIVDEINRQTK, encoded by the coding sequence ATGATTAAGGGCGTAGTTTTCGATTTAGATAATACCCTAATTGATTTTGTCAAAATGAAGGATTTGGCGATTGAGGAAGCGGTCAATTATATGATTGATGCCGGCCTCAATATGGATAAAGAAGAGGTAAAGAGAGAGATTTATAAAATCTACGAAGAGAAGGGAATTGAGTACCAAGAGGTTTTTCAAGATTTTCTTTTAAAGAAGTTTGGTAAAATTGATTATAAAATTTTGGCTGCGGGAATAGTTGGTTATCGTCGGGCAAAGGATTTTAGTTTAGTTCCTTATCCCCACACAGAATATACCCTTTTGGAATTAATCAAAAGGGGATTAAAATTGGCGGTTGTCTCCGATGCCCCAAAATTACAAGCCTATTTAAGATTGTGCTATTTAGGATTTTTAAACTATTTTGATTGTGTGGTTGCCTATGAAGATACTCAAAAGAAAAAACCTGATAAAGAACCTTTTCTTCTGGTATTAAAAATGTTAAATTTAAAACCGGAAGAGGTGATAATGGTTGGTGATTGGCACGAAAGGGATATTATCGGTGCCAAATTGGTTGGTATGAAAACCGCCTTTGCCCGTTATGGTGATACCTTTAATACCAAAGAAAGTGGTGCCGATTACGAGTTAAACGATATTATTGAGATTATCAAAATTGTTGATGAAATAAATAGGCAGACAAAATGA
- the acpS gene encoding holo-ACP synthase — MIYGIGIDIVDVKRVERMVKNRKRESLKKIFSEEEINYCEKFQEKKYLHYAGRFALKESFIKAAKKTFPLRDIEIKNIKKAPKIFGKGKVKEFLKDKEVYSSISHIEDYAIAFCLICQKDFQV, encoded by the coding sequence ATGATTTACGGAATTGGTATTGATATTGTTGATGTGAAAAGGGTCGAAAGGATGGTAAAAAATCGCAAGAGAGAAAGTTTAAAGAAAATCTTTTCGGAAGAAGAGATTAATTATTGTGAGAAGTTTCAAGAAAAGAAATATCTCCATTATGCTGGTCGTTTTGCCTTAAAAGAGAGTTTTATTAAGGCAGCGAAAAAAACCTTTCCTTTAAGAGATATTGAAATAAAAAATATCAAAAAGGCTCCGAAAATCTTTGGGAAAGGGAAAGTAAAAGAGTTTTTAAAAGATAAAGAGGTCTATTCTTCAATCTCTCATATTGAAGATTATGCTATTGCCTTTTGTTTAATATGCCAAAAAGATTTCCAAGTTTAA
- a CDS encoding CdaR family protein, protein MPKRFPSLTIISILSALALWFLAVLEKEHNLAIKIKIKIENIPPSLFLLKQSAKEITCELRGKGRDFLNNQKYLKEYKLDFEEIFKKPIERFPYRFRLYIDLEKLKNIKDLQLLSYYPNYLEIEIDKITEKEIRIKPIFKEEREDYFLINISEEKIKVKGPKSELDFLKEISTESLNLKKLKIAFDSSKNIYYAEGKVFLINPAKEFFSFEKEEVNLKFYFAKIIEKEFKNIPVILITNLKTKITPKTCHILVSGPENILDTLQKKDIKVIINVANLTKGKYKIPAEILLPKQVSFKKCFPEKFEVEVF, encoded by the coding sequence ATGCCAAAAAGATTTCCAAGTTTAACTATTATTAGCATTCTCTCTGCCCTTGCTCTTTGGTTTTTGGCCGTCTTAGAGAAAGAGCACAATTTAGCAATAAAAATAAAAATAAAGATTGAAAATATTCCTCCCAGCCTTTTTCTGCTAAAACAATCGGCAAAAGAAATAACCTGTGAACTAAGGGGTAAGGGGCGAGATTTTTTAAATAACCAAAAATATCTAAAAGAATATAAATTAGATTTCGAAGAGATTTTTAAAAAACCGATAGAAAGATTTCCTTACCGTTTCCGTTTATATATTGATTTAGAAAAATTGAAGAATATCAAGGATTTGCAACTCCTTTCTTATTATCCTAATTATTTGGAAATAGAAATTGACAAAATCACCGAAAAGGAGATAAGAATAAAACCGATTTTTAAAGAAGAGCGGGAAGATTACTTTTTAATAAATATTTCGGAAGAGAAAATAAAAGTTAAAGGACCAAAAAGCGAATTAGATTTTTTAAAAGAGATATCTACTGAATCACTAAATTTGAAGAAATTAAAAATTGCCTTTGATTCATCAAAAAATATTTATTATGCCGAAGGAAAGGTCTTCCTTATTAACCCTGCCAAAGAGTTTTTTTCTTTTGAAAAAGAAGAGGTCAATTTAAAATTTTATTTCGCGAAGATAATTGAAAAAGAGTTTAAAAATATTCCGGTAATCCTCATTACCAATTTGAAAACAAAGATTACTCCCAAAACTTGCCATATTCTGGTGAGCGGCCCGGAAAATATTTTAGATACCTTACAAAAGAAAGATATCAAAGTGATAATCAACGTTGCCAATCTAACCAAAGGAAAGTATAAAATACCTGCGGAAATCCTTTTGCCCAAACAGGTATCTTTTAAAAAATGTTTTCCGGAAAAGTTTGAAGTAGAGGTTTTTTAA
- the tsaD gene encoding tRNA (adenosine(37)-N6)-threonylcarbamoyltransferase complex transferase subunit TsaD: MLILGIDTSCDETAVAIIKDGREILSNIIASQVIHSKYGGVIPEAAARAHIQTILPITEIALKVAKVSLKDINLIGVTNGPGLIGSLLCGLSFAKSLAFSLNIPFCAVNHLAGHIYSLILEYENLPLPMIVLLISGGHTELYILKENLEYELLGQTLDDACGEAFDKVAKMLKKPYPGGPYIERLAKEGKRNISFPVPVLKGYNFSFSGLKTAVLYYLKENPNYNENDVAHSFQETVIDYLILAINKASEEFNIKNIGIVGGVAVNERLKERVNLVAKDKHYQIFIPRKELCLDNGAMIACAAYYQYQKEGPSDFNVEVFAN; this comes from the coding sequence ATGTTGATATTAGGTATTGATACCAGTTGTGATGAAACAGCGGTAGCAATAATAAAAGATGGTCGAGAGATTTTAAGCAACATTATCGCTTCCCAAGTAATCCATTCCAAATATGGTGGTGTAATTCCCGAAGCTGCTGCCCGAGCACACATCCAAACTATCTTACCAATAACCGAGATTGCTTTAAAGGTAGCAAAGGTTTCATTAAAAGATATTAATCTCATTGGTGTTACCAATGGTCCTGGATTAATTGGTTCTTTACTTTGCGGTCTCTCTTTTGCCAAATCTCTTGCCTTCTCATTAAATATCCCTTTTTGTGCGGTGAACCATTTGGCTGGCCATATTTATTCTTTGATTTTGGAATACGAAAATCTACCGTTACCAATGATTGTTCTATTAATTTCTGGTGGCCATACGGAGTTATATATATTAAAAGAAAATTTGGAATATGAACTTTTGGGACAGACATTAGATGATGCCTGTGGTGAAGCCTTTGATAAAGTTGCCAAGATGTTAAAAAAACCTTATCCTGGTGGTCCTTATATTGAAAGATTAGCAAAAGAAGGTAAGAGAAATATTTCTTTTCCTGTTCCAGTTTTAAAAGGCTACAACTTCTCTTTTTCTGGATTAAAGACAGCAGTTTTATACTACTTAAAAGAAAACCCCAATTATAATGAAAATGATGTTGCCCACTCTTTTCAGGAAACAGTAATTGATTATCTTATATTGGCGATTAATAAGGCATCAGAAGAGTTCAATATCAAAAATATTGGTATTGTTGGTGGTGTAGCAGTAAACGAAAGATTAAAAGAAAGAGTAAATTTGGTAGCCAAAGATAAACACTATCAGATTTTCATTCCGAGAAAAGAACTCTGTTTAGATAACGGCGCAATGATTGCCTGTGCTGCCTATTACCAATATCAAAAAGAAGGACCTTCGGATTTTAATGTGGA